From Mytilus edulis chromosome 9, xbMytEdul2.2, whole genome shotgun sequence, the proteins below share one genomic window:
- the LOC139490212 gene encoding allatostatin-A receptor-like, whose translation MTNFTMTYNLSAADIALFECQSILGFILPIICGLTIPVGCLGTLLVIIPVCSQRQKRNTTDIFIVNLAVVDFLFIMVYVSFIDTTYNKGRWVLGDFVCKLSNYILYVSSTISVYTLVLMSLDRYLAIVHPITSKQFRNRQNVNLVVFIIWLVVSGSYLPVIFETNKIGESELSGCGMSMTFGRRLLACFLVFAYVLPLLLISVFYGLILKQILYGVTPGTRRSATRMKPMKRVAKRILVVVIAFAMCWLPYHLMTMLVLFGDFYN comes from the coding sequence ATGACCAACTTTACAATGACATATAACTTGTCTGCTGCAGACATTGCACTATTTGAATGTCAAAGCATTCTTGGTTTTATCCTGCCTATAATTTGTGGACTGACCATTCCAGTTGGCTGTTTAGGAACCCTGCTCGTGATCATTCCTGTGTGTTCACAAAGACAGAAGCGGAATACAACAGACATATTTATTGTTAACCTAGCCGTTgtagattttttatttattatggtATATgtttctttcatagatacaacaTACAACAAAGGCAGATGGGTATTGGGTGACTTTGTTTGCAAACTATCAAACTATATCTTGTATGTTTCCTCAACGATTAGCGTGTATACCCTAGTTCTGATGTCTCTAGACCGCTATCTAGCAATAGTGCATCCAATCACATCAAAGCAATTCAGAAACAGACAGAATGTTAACCTGGTTGTTTTTATCATTTGGCTTGTTGTATCTGGTTCTTATCTTCCGGtaatttttgaaacaaataagatTGGTGAATCAGAACTGTCAGGATGCGGTATGTCTATGACCTTTGGCAGAAGATTGTTGGCATGTTTTCTGGTTTTTGCATACGTGCTTCCATTATTATTGATAAGTGTCTTTTATGGTTTAATACTTAAACAAATACTGTACGGAGTTACTCCAGGCACTAGGCGAAGTGCCACACGTATGAAGCCGATGAAGAGAGTAGCAAAGAGGATACTCGTTGTAGTAATTGCATTTGCTATGTGTTGGTTACCATATCACCTCATGACTATGCTTGTCTTATTTGGAGATTTTTATAACTAA